GGCGATCCCCTTCGTGCGCAGCTCGGCCATGACCGCGTAGCCGCCGGCGGTGAGCGTGACGAACGGCGCCTCGGGCATGGCGGCGATGGCGCGCGCCACGGGCCCGGCCAGTCCGCGGACACCGATCGACAGATGCGCCGACGCGGTGAGACCCCGGACGGCGGGGTGCACGACGGCCGCCACACGCACACCGCCGCCCTCGAGCAGCCGCTGGACGCGGGCCCGGGTGGCGGGCCGGGAGAGGCCGACCCGCTGCGCCAGCGTCTCGTACGTCAGACGGCCGTCCGCCTGCAGCTCGCGGACGACGGCGAGGTCGATGTGGTCCAGGTCCACCGGGGCTTCCCCTCAGCTCGGCTGCCCGGGTACGGCCGCACCCGGGGTCGGCGCCCATTGTCGACCACGGGGACACGCGTGCCGGACACCCGTGACGCCCATCACGGACGCCCGTCTCATGCGGACTGGACAATTATGGAAGACGAAACGTAACTTCAACACCGAAGCGACCGACGAATCATTCGTCACCCTGAGTTCGTCGCTCCAAGCGTGGGGAGAAATGTGATGGGTCAGCCGGTGGTGGTCTTCACCGACCCCGAGGAGCTGGATGTCGAGCCGGGCGCGCGCCTGCTGCGCGACGCGGGCTTCGAGGTCCGCGTGGTCGGGAGCCGCGACCCCGCCAGGATCGCGGCTGCCGCGCACGACGCCGAGGCCCTGATCGTCGGCTACGCCCCGGTGGACGCGACCCTCCTGGACCGGCTGCCGACGGTGCGCATGCTGGCCACGATGTCCGCCGGTTACGACATGGTGGACACCGCCGAGGCCCGCCGGCGCGGCCTGTGGGTGAGCAACCTGCCGCACGCGGCCACCGAGGACGTCGCCGTGCACGCACTCGCGGCCACCCTCTCCCTCGTGCGCCACCTGCCGCACGCCGACACCACGGTGCGGACCGGCGGCTGGAACACGGAGTTCGGAGAACTGCCGCGCCGGGCCAGTGAGTTGACGCTCGGCCTGGTCGGGTTCGGCCGTATCGCCCGGGCCCTGGCGCGGATGGCGGCGCCCGTCTTCGGCCGCGTGGCCGCCTTCGACCCGCACGCCGACCCGGCCGGCTGGCCGACCGAGGTCGACCGGCTCGACCTCGACGAGCTGGTGAGCCGCGCCGACGTGCTGTCCCTGCACACCCCCCTCACCCCGCAGACCCACGGTCTCGCGGACAAGGCCCTTCTCGCCCGGATGCGGCCGGGCTCGTTCCTCGTGAACGTCTCGCGCGGTGAACTCGTCGACCCCGACGCGCTCCTGCGCGCGCTGGACAGCGGGCACCTCGCCGGGGCCGCGCTCGACGTGTTCCCGGTCGAACCCCCACCCACCGACGACCCGTTGCGCACCCACTCGCGCATCCAGCTCTCCCCGCACAGCGCGTTCCTGTCCGACGCCTCGCAGCGCGCGTACGTGTGCGCTCCCGCCGAGAACGTCATCGCCTGGCAACGCACCGGCCGCCCGCTCACGCCCGTGGTCGACCCGACCCTCGAAGGAGCCGTCTCGTGACCGACCTGCTGACCCCCGCCACCGATCAGGACGCCGCGCAGACGGAACTGCGGCTGCGCCGCGAACTCGCCGCCGTCTACCGGCTCGTGGCCCACTTCCGCATGACCGACCTGATCTTCACGCACATCTCGCTGCGCCTGCCGGGCCCGGACCACCACTTCCTGATCAACCCGTACGGGCTGCTCTTCGAGGAGATCACCGCCTCCAACCTGGTCAAGATCGATCTGTCCGGGAACCCGGTCGAGCCGACCCCCTATCCGGTCAACCCGGCCGGGTTCGTCATCCACAGCGCGATCCACGCCGCCCGCGAGGACGCCCACTGCGTCCTGCACACGCACACCAAGGCGGGCTGCGCCGTCGCCGCACAGCAGGGCGGGCTGCTGCCGCTGAACCAGATGTCGATGGAGTTCCACAACCGGGTCGGCTACC
The DNA window shown above is from Streptomyces sp. NBC_01445 and carries:
- a CDS encoding C-terminal binding protein, which produces MGQPVVVFTDPEELDVEPGARLLRDAGFEVRVVGSRDPARIAAAAHDAEALIVGYAPVDATLLDRLPTVRMLATMSAGYDMVDTAEARRRGLWVSNLPHAATEDVAVHALAATLSLVRHLPHADTTVRTGGWNTEFGELPRRASELTLGLVGFGRIARALARMAAPVFGRVAAFDPHADPAGWPTEVDRLDLDELVSRADVLSLHTPLTPQTHGLADKALLARMRPGSFLVNVSRGELVDPDALLRALDSGHLAGAALDVFPVEPPPTDDPLRTHSRIQLSPHSAFLSDASQRAYVCAPAENVIAWQRTGRPLTPVVDPTLEGAVS
- a CDS encoding class II aldolase/adducin family protein, whose amino-acid sequence is MTDLLTPATDQDAAQTELRLRRELAAVYRLVAHFRMTDLIFTHISLRLPGPDHHFLINPYGLLFEEITASNLVKIDLSGNPVEPTPYPVNPAGFVIHSAIHAAREDAHCVLHTHTKAGCAVAAQQGGLLPLNQMSMEFHNRVGYHDYEGVALNLDEQKRLVDDIGGHPALILRNHGLLTVGGSAAQAFLRMYYLEKACEIQVTAQAGGVPLTVPSPEVCEYTARQLAGEAEADSDFQDEDAYELAWAAMLRLLDRIAPDYKD